TACTGGGACGTCGTGGTCTCGCGGTGGAAACTGATCGGCGGGCTCTGTCTGGGGGCGATTGCGCTGGCCGCGACCGTGAGCCTTTTGCTGCCGAAGATCTACGAGTCGACCGCGGCCGTGCTGCCGCAATTGGAGAGTAAAGAGACGGGTGCGCTCGGCGCCCTGTTGATGGCGACCGGTGCGGCCGGTAATGTGGCGCAGAATCTTGGCGTGAATCTGCCGGGGTTGCCCACCACGCCGACCGACGTGTTCGTGTCGATCCTCAAGTCTCGTGTCATGGCCGATGACGTGATCGCCAAGTTCAATTTGATGGAACGCTATCGGGAAAAGACGATGGTCGACACTCGCGAAGAGCTGTCCGACCGCGTACGCATTACCGTGACGAAGGAAAAGGTCGTGAAGGTGGCCGTGGAGGATATTGATCCGCAAGTGGCCGCGGACATGGCCAATTTCTACGTGGCCAATCTCGACCGCCTGAACCGGACGGTGAATGTCAGCAAGGCCGGGCAGAATCGCGTCTTCATCGAACGACGGTTGGCGGAGACGCAAGAGACCATGGGCAAGGCCGAAGAAGCGCTACGGGATTTCCAGACGAAGAATCGCACGGTCGCCGTAGAAGCCCAATCCAAGGTCATGATCGAAGCGGCGGCCATGATCCAGGCCCAGATCACTGCGCAGGAAGTACAGTCCCAGGTGATGGGAACGTATCTGTCGAGCGATAACCCGGACCTGGCCCGGATCCATTCCAATATCGAAGAGCTGAAAAAGCAGTTGGCCCTGATGGAGTCGGGTAAAAACGGCAAGGGCATGTTGCCGGGGCAGGATCGGCTTCACCCGGCGATGGTGTCGGTGCCGGAGTTGGCGTTGCAATATGCCCGGCTGTTCCGTCAGGTGAAGGTGCAGGAGACCTTGTTCTCGCTGCTCACGTCGCAGTACGAGCAGGCAAAGATCGCCGAGGCCCGCGATACGCCGACCGTCCAGGTGCTTGATCCCGGGGTGCCGGCCGACAAGCGCAGCCGGCCTCGGGTTTTGTTGAACACGGCCGTCGCCGGCGTGCTGGCGTTGGTCGTCGGCGTCTTCCTTGCCTTCTTCCTGGACTACCGATCGCGCGTTAGGCCTGCCGCGACACTCCGCTAAATTGACGATTTTTCAAGTCCGGTGGTAGAATCCCCTCGATTATCCTGAGAAGACCGACTTTCTCGGTCGCATTCCATACAGCGAACTCTAAACCAGAGGAGAGAGGGATGGCTGTTCCAGTCTCCCAGATGTATACAGTTGCGAAGTACGTACTCACCCAAAAGCTTAAGGGGGTTAAGCGCTATCCCCTGGTGCTGATGCTCGAACCGTTGTTCCGCTGCAACTTGGCTTGCGCGGGCTGCGGGAAGATCCAGTACCCCGACCATGTGCTCGACAAGCGGCTGACCCCGGAACAGTGCTGGGCGGCGGCCGAAGAGTGCGGGGCGCCGATCGTCGCCATTCCAGGCGGCGAACCCCTGATCCATCCGGAAATCGGGCGGATCGTGGAGGGGTTGGTCGCGCAGAAGCGGTACATCTATGTCTGCACCAATGCGATTTTGCTCGAGCGGAAGCTCAAGGACTTTCCCCCGTCCAAGTATCTGACGTTCAGCGTTCACATGGACGGGTTGAAGCGGGAGCATGATCTAGCGGTCTGCCGCGATGGGGTGTACGACGTCGCGGTGAGGGCGATTAAAGAAGCCCTGAACCGTGGGCATCGCGTGACGACCAACACGACGTTGTTCGACGACGCGAACCCCGATCGCGTGCGCCAGTTCTTCGACGAGATGATGGCCCTGGGTGTCGAGGGGATGATGATTTCCCCCGGCTACAGTTACCAGAAGGCCCCTGACCAGCAGCACTTTCTCAAGAAGGCCAAGACCAGGGAACTTTTCTCGAAGATTCTGCACAGCCCGAAGCGGGCATGGAAGTTCAACCAGTCGCCGTTGTTCCTGGACTTCCTTATGGGCATTAAGGAGTACCAGTGCACGCCCTGGGGCAATCCCACGTACAACGTGTTCGGCTGGCAGAAGCCCTGTTATCTGCTGCAGGAAGGCTATACGAAGACGTTTCGCGAGCTGATGGAAGCGACGGAGTGGCAGAACTACGGGACCAGCAAGAACGAAAAGTGCGCCGAGTGTATGGTGCACTGCGGGTATGAGGCGTCGGCGGTTGAAGACACCTTCGGCACGGTGTCAGGGTTTGCCCGCACCGTGAAGATCACCCTGTTGCCGACAGCCAGATAAGGAGCGCAGGGCACATGCCATGTCGCAAATGGTTGGTTGAAACGGCAAATTCTATTGCGGCTAGAGGCTGTACGCCATTGGCCGTAACCCCTTTGGTCCATCATGACTGAGCCCAACTCGCAACCCACTCACTTCAGCAGCCCCGAAGGGAAGGTGCTGCGTCCTTCTTCGGCGGCCGAGCTGCAGCAGGCCATCGAGCTCGCCTTCGACTATCGCGGTGATGTGACGATCGAGCGAACATCCGGCGAGTCGATCCCATGCTTCGTGTTCAACCGATCCGGCGAGGGGCCCTCGGCTTGGCTCGAAGTGTTCCCCTCAAACGGCGCCGGTGTCCTGACCATTCCCTACACCGACGTGGCTGCCATTACCTTCTCGGGTGAGGATACCGCCAACGGCAAATCCTGGGAATCCTGGCACGCCAAGAAGGAATCCGAGCGTCGGGCCGAATCCGAGCGTGTGGAGGCTGAAGCCAGGGCCCGCGGCCACCTCTGAGGGGCGAGCAGCGGGCGTTGTCCGTTGCTCGTGAAACGCCGTCGGGTAACAGGACGGACGTGTCGATCATCCCACTCTGTTTTTTTCTCCGAAGCTCCCTCACGCCGTAGATCATTCACCCGCCGCGGTTCCCATTCATCGCAACTGTATGGCCGATCCTTCACTGATGGATTCTGCGGAGGTGTTCGTATGCAATGAGCACCACCGTGATAAGCAGGTGTTCCTGCGTACGATCCCGTCGAATCTGTGCTGGAGTTTAGAGTGATTTCTCGTGCTGTTTGACTCGATCCATTTGTTGACAAAGAGGGTGCCCTATGCTAGAAGGATCGGCCTCAAAATTGGGCATGCCCATGTCGATGTGGCCGCTCGCTGCGTGGGGTTCAGCAGGGTTTGCTCGAGGGCGAACAGCAGGTCGACAAGGGGTATGACAAGACGAGGTCGGAGGACAATCGGTTGCGGTGCCTCCGCATGGTGTTGGGTTGCATTGGGGATCATCGGACCCCTCGCGTGGCCGTCGATTTCACTCGCGAGTCACGCAGCCGATCACCGCTTCACCGTTGAAGGGTTCGTATGTGGCTCCGATGGGAAGGGGCGAGCCGGGGTTGACGTCCTGGTGAAGGACACCCGGATCACCTACGGGCAGACAGTCCAGACCGATGGTGACGGGTACTACAAGGTTACCCTTCACCTGCATAACGATAACGTGGGCGACCCGCTGTTGGTGGAAGTCGGCGGGGAGCAGCAGAATCATAAAATTCAGTTTGATCCGAACGACCTCGAGACGGAACGAAAGCTCTGGGTCAGTTTTGGAAGTGGGTGCGAGAGCGATCTCGGCCCGCCGAAGTGGTTCTTGATCGGGCTGGGTGTCTCGGCTGTTGCTATTCTGGGGTGGATTGGGCTAAAGATCTCCCGCAAGCGGGCTCGTGAAGAGCAACGGCAAAGAAAGGGACAGGGCAAGCGGCATAAATAGAGAGCGGTCCGTGGGGCGTTGTCCCTCGCCGGATCGAGTGATGTTGTGCAGGCGGGGGAAGTCCAACTGTGACCTCGTTGTTCGCTGAATCTTGACGCTTTTGCCGAGGCTGCCGTACTCCGCCTCGACGAAAGCGTCTTTTTTTTCTGTCAATGGGCACACTGTCGAGACGGCATACAGGTCTCGGCACGAAGAAAGGAGCGGGTAAACCGTTATGAAGCACGCAGGATTGAGCAAGTTGGCTGTCGTCGTCGGCGCGATTGGGTTCGGGCTTGCCGTAGCCGGGTGCGGCGGTGGTGGTGAGGGGGGTGGAGAAGGACCGATCGTTCCTCCGCCGCCG
This region of Nitrospiraceae bacterium genomic DNA includes:
- the hpnH gene encoding adenosyl-hopene transferase HpnH, translating into MAVPVSQMYTVAKYVLTQKLKGVKRYPLVLMLEPLFRCNLACAGCGKIQYPDHVLDKRLTPEQCWAAAEECGAPIVAIPGGEPLIHPEIGRIVEGLVAQKRYIYVCTNAILLERKLKDFPPSKYLTFSVHMDGLKREHDLAVCRDGVYDVAVRAIKEALNRGHRVTTNTTLFDDANPDRVRQFFDEMMALGVEGMMISPGYSYQKAPDQQHFLKKAKTRELFSKILHSPKRAWKFNQSPLFLDFLMGIKEYQCTPWGNPTYNVFGWQKPCYLLQEGYTKTFRELMEATEWQNYGTSKNEKCAECMVHCGYEASAVEDTFGTVSGFARTVKITLLPTAR